Sequence from the Sphingomonas suaedae genome:
GCTCATGCCTGCCGCGCCCGCGCCTCGAGAAACAAGTCGATCTCGCCAATCGCGCGATTGCGCACCCTGTCGGCCTCACGCAGGATTTCGTGCGCGCTTTCCTTGCCGAACCGCACGATTCGCGCGTCGGGCAGCTTGCCGACGGTCGCGATCGCCGCCTTGGCATCGACCAGCCCGTCGGCTTCCGCGATCAGCGCCAATACCGGCACAGTCATTTTGCGCAGTGCAGGGCTGGCGCGCAATTCGCGGGTCGATCGGAACGCCTCGATCAGCCATTTCCAGCTCGGCGGGCCGGTGACGTTGCCGGGATTGGCCGCCTGCCACCATGTTTCGTCCTGATAGCGATCGATATCATGGGTCAGCAGCGATTCGCGGGTATCGGTGGTGTATGGCTTTTCGTTCGCCTTCCAGGCCGGGCGCGAACTGTCACCCACCCCGCCCAATATGCGCGCGAGCCGCTCGCCCAGCGCCGCGCCCATCGGCGATTTCAGCCCCAGCATCGGCGCGATCAGCACCGCCGCATCGGGCCGCGCCGCACCCTCGACCAGCCCGCGCAGCACCAGATGCCCGCCCATCGAATGGCCCATGATGATATGCGGTCCCGGCGTTGCCGCCTGCCACTCGCCCGCAAAGTCGCGGAAATCGGCGATATACTGGGCGAAATCGTCGATATGCCCGCAATTTCCGGCGTCGGTCAGCCGCCCCGACCCGCCCTGTCCGCGCCAGTCGAACGAGGTGATCGTCCAGCCGCGCCCCTGCCAATGGGCGAACGCCTCCAGATATTTCTCGAAAACATCCCCGCGCCCGCCCTGAAACAGGATCGATCCGCGCGGCGTGCCGCTGACGGGCCAGGCGAAACAGCGCAGCGACCAGCCATCGCGCGCGGTCCAGCGGGTCACATTGGCACCTGCGGGAATGGCGCGGCGATCGAACGGGGAAGCTGTCATGCGCGCTGGTTACGGTTTGGAAAGCCCTCGCGTCTAGGGATTAGGTTGCGATGGGGGAATTTGCGCCTGCACTTCTGCTGGGCCTGCTGGTCCTGATCCTGGTTTCGGCCGGGATCGAAGACGCGCGCATCCGCGAGATTTCGAACTGGAAGAACGCCGCAATCGCGCTGCTGGCGCTACCCTGGTGGTTCGCGATGGGACTTTCGCCCTGGCCCGACATAGCGATCCAGGCGGCGATGGCGGCCGGAGTCTTCGCGCTGTTCGCGCTCGCCTTCCATTTCGGGATGATGGGCGGAGGCGACGTCAAGATGATCGCCGCAATCGCTTTGTGGTTTCCCTTCACCCAGTTCGTGAACCTGCTGGTCATCATGTCGCTCGCCGGCGGGGCGATCACGTTGCTGATGCTGATCGACAAATGGGTGCGCCGCCGCAGCGAACCGCCCGAGATCCCCTATGGCATCGCGATCGCCATCGCGGCGCTGCTCACCCTCCGCGAACCGATTCTTAACCCCTTAGCGTAGATGCTTAACGCCGGTTCAACCCGGTCCGAGACAGAAAAGGCCTGAGACGTCATGGATGGACGGAAGATCATTCTGCTGGTCGGCGCGCTGATCGTTGCCGCGATCACTGCGTTCATGGCACGCAGCCTGATGACCGGATCGGGCGCGCCCGGTGCGGGTGCTGCGCCGGTCGCGGGTCAACCCGCGCCGATCGACGGCGTCGAGGTGCTGGTCGCCACCCGCGCACTGCCTGTCGGCACGATCCTCGGCCCCGATTCGATCAAGTTCGTCGCCTGGCCCAAAGATCTGGTCGAGGGCGCCTATTTTCAGAAGGACGGCACCGATCTCGCCAAGCTGCAGGGCACCGTCGTGCGCTTCGCCGTTCCTGCGGGGCAGCCGCTGACGCAGGGCGCGATCGTCAAGCCGGGCGACCGCGGCTTCCTCGCCGCTGCCCTGGGGCCGGGGATGCGCGCCGTCACCGTTCCGGTGTCGGCGCAGGCGGCGGTTGCGGGCTTCGTTTTTCCGGGTGACCGCGTGGACCTGATCCTGACCCAAGCGGTTCCGGGCGGCGGCGACGGCCCCCCGCTCAAGGCATCGGAAACCGTGTTGCGCAACCTGCGCGTGCTCGCCACCGACCAGCGCACTGACAAGCAGCAGGACGAGCAGGGCAAGACCGTGGTCGCGACTTATTCGACCGTCACGGTCGAAGCGACACCACGCATTGCCGAGAAGATCGCGGTCGCACAGACGCTCGGGACGCTCTCGCTCTCGCTGCGCTCGATCGCCGACAATGCAGGCGAACTGGAGGAAGCGATTGCCGCCGGCGAGGTGACGATGCCGGAGGGCGACGATCCCAAGGCGGAAAAGGCGATGCTGGCGCGCGTGGCGGCACGCCCCGTGGAGGGACGCAGCACCTTCTCGACCGGCGCGGATGTCTCGCGGTTCCAGCGCAGCACCGTGCCCGGCAAGCCGCGCGACGACAATCAGGATCTGGGCGG
This genomic interval carries:
- the cpaB gene encoding Flp pilus assembly protein CpaB, with product MDGRKIILLVGALIVAAITAFMARSLMTGSGAPGAGAAPVAGQPAPIDGVEVLVATRALPVGTILGPDSIKFVAWPKDLVEGAYFQKDGTDLAKLQGTVVRFAVPAGQPLTQGAIVKPGDRGFLAAALGPGMRAVTVPVSAQAAVAGFVFPGDRVDLILTQAVPGGGDGPPLKASETVLRNLRVLATDQRTDKQQDEQGKTVVATYSTVTVEATPRIAEKIAVAQTLGTLSLSLRSIADNAGELEEAIAAGEVTMPEGDDPKAEKAMLARVAARPVEGRSTFSTGADVSRFQRSTVPGKPRDDNQDLGGAPAAPAAGGYPGAAPAGPGPIVKVSRGNAVTVVPVGGKD
- a CDS encoding alpha/beta fold hydrolase, with amino-acid sequence MTASPFDRRAIPAGANVTRWTARDGWSLRCFAWPVSGTPRGSILFQGGRGDVFEKYLEAFAHWQGRGWTITSFDWRGQGGSGRLTDAGNCGHIDDFAQYIADFRDFAGEWQAATPGPHIIMGHSMGGHLVLRGLVEGAARPDAAVLIAPMLGLKSPMGAALGERLARILGGVGDSSRPAWKANEKPYTTDTRESLLTHDIDRYQDETWWQAANPGNVTGPPSWKWLIEAFRSTRELRASPALRKMTVPVLALIAEADGLVDAKAAIATVGKLPDARIVRFGKESAHEILREADRVRNRAIGEIDLFLEARARQA
- a CDS encoding A24 family peptidase; translation: MGEFAPALLLGLLVLILVSAGIEDARIREISNWKNAAIALLALPWWFAMGLSPWPDIAIQAAMAAGVFALFALAFHFGMMGGGDVKMIAAIALWFPFTQFVNLLVIMSLAGGAITLLMLIDKWVRRRSEPPEIPYGIAIAIAALLTLREPILNPLA